A DNA window from Luteolibacter luteus contains the following coding sequences:
- a CDS encoding glycosyltransferase — protein MKADPAQPGPVPAVIVPELFRTTGGVQVFSRRMIAALDSLMGRPVPVISRNDRREDCPAAFLEGRQFSGMGDAPAAARRLLIAGACFSSRAPFFISTHPHFAPLLRLISRWKKKPFLSVAHGIDVWNIAGSKVAWGLEAAECVLPVSRYTEERLRGQIGAASPSMEWFPNTFDKDRFHPGPSAINWRERLGIPADAAIMLSVCRLSRSEFAKGYDKVLEEMPALAARYPGLHWVLAGKGDDQERIAAKAKELGVLERCRFTGFVPDDDLPDLYRSADLFVLPSQKEGFGIVFLEAAACGLPVIAGNRDGSVDALANGELGTLIDPESPEQLASAIRSAIESPKPDARRLHEKCVDWFGPEAFKQRLGQILSHYPRSLAQR, from the coding sequence AGCCCGGCCCGGTGCCCGCCGTCATCGTTCCGGAACTCTTCCGCACTACCGGAGGCGTGCAGGTTTTCTCACGCAGGATGATTGCCGCGCTGGATTCCCTGATGGGAAGGCCGGTACCGGTGATCTCGCGGAATGATCGCCGGGAAGATTGCCCCGCCGCCTTTCTCGAAGGCAGGCAGTTCAGTGGAATGGGCGATGCCCCTGCCGCGGCACGCCGCCTCTTGATCGCGGGAGCCTGCTTTTCCTCGCGTGCTCCTTTCTTCATCTCCACGCACCCGCACTTCGCCCCGCTCCTGCGCCTCATCAGCCGCTGGAAGAAGAAACCCTTCCTCAGCGTCGCACACGGCATCGACGTCTGGAACATCGCCGGCTCCAAGGTGGCCTGGGGACTGGAAGCTGCGGAGTGTGTCCTGCCGGTGAGCCGCTACACCGAGGAAAGGCTGCGCGGCCAGATCGGTGCCGCGAGCCCATCGATGGAGTGGTTCCCCAACACCTTCGACAAAGACCGCTTTCATCCCGGCCCCTCCGCCATCAATTGGCGGGAACGCCTGGGAATCCCCGCGGATGCCGCCATCATGCTGAGCGTGTGCCGGCTTTCACGAAGCGAGTTCGCGAAGGGATACGACAAGGTGCTGGAAGAGATGCCGGCCTTGGCAGCCCGCTATCCGGGGCTGCACTGGGTGCTCGCCGGAAAGGGCGATGACCAGGAACGCATCGCGGCGAAGGCGAAGGAACTCGGCGTGCTGGAGCGCTGCCGCTTCACCGGCTTCGTCCCGGATGACGACCTGCCCGATCTCTATCGCAGTGCGGATCTGTTCGTGCTGCCGAGCCAGAAGGAAGGATTCGGCATCGTGTTCCTTGAAGCCGCCGCCTGCGGGCTCCCGGTCATCGCGGGCAATCGCGATGGCTCGGTCGATGCGCTGGCCAACGGCGAGCTGGGCACCCTGATCGATCCGGAATCACCCGAACAACTCGCCAGCGCGATCCGCTCCGCCATCGAGTCCCCGAAACCCGACGCCCGCCGCCTGCATGAGAAGTGCGTGGATTGGTTCGGTCCGGAGGCCTTCAAGCAGCGGCTGGGACAAATCCTGAGCCACTATCCCCGCTCGCTCGCCCAGCGATGA